One window of the Prinia subflava isolate CZ2003 ecotype Zambia chromosome 1, Cam_Psub_1.2, whole genome shotgun sequence genome contains the following:
- the HNF4G gene encoding hepatocyte nuclear factor 4-gamma, with translation MNAADNGVSSLCAICGDRATGKHYGASSCDGCKGFFRRSIRKNHVYSCRFSRQCIVDKDKRNQCRYCRLKKCFRAGMKKEAVQNERDRISTRRNTFDGCNSPSISTLSQAETLSRQISVSSPGASTDINVKKIAGVSDVCESMKQQLLVLVEWAKYIPGFCELPLDDQVALLRAHAGEHLLLGAAKRSMAYKDILLLGNNYIIHRNSTEIEICRVANRILDELVRPFQEIQIDDNEYACLKAIVFFDPDAKGLSNPMKIKNMRFQVQISLEDYINDRQYDSRGRFGELLLLLPTLQSITWQMIEQIQLVKLFGIVKIDSLLQEMLLGGTSNDASHLHHPMHPHLAQDPLTGQTVLISSMSAPVHTEQIPTPETPLPSPPQGSGQEYKMSANQASVIAQQSILKQKPL, from the exons ATGAATGCTGCCGACAACGGGGTCAGTAGTCTCTGTGCAATATGTGGAGACCGGGCGACTGGAAAACATTATGGTGCTTCCAGCTGTGATGGATGCAAGGGGTTTTTTAGACGTAGCATAAGGAAAAACCACGTCTATTCATGCAG ATTCAGCCGACAATGTATTGTTGACAAGGACAAAAGGAATCAATGCAGATATTGTCGTTTAAAAAAGTGCTTTCGAGCAGGAATGAAAAAGGAAG CTGTACAAAATGAACGGGACAGGATAAGCACGAGAAGAAACACTTTCGATGGCTGCAACAGTCCCTCTATTAGCACATTGTCACAAGCCGAAACACTCTCCCGCCAG ATCTCAGTCTCCAGTCCTGGTGCTAGCACTGATATAAATGTTAAGAAAATTGCTGGTGTTAGTGATGTCTGTGAATCTATGAAGCAACAACTTTTAGTCCTAGTGGAATGGGCTAAATATATTCCAGGCTTCTGTGAACTACCACTCGATGACCAG GTTGCCCTGCTGAGAGCACATGCTGGGGAGCACCTGTTGCTTGGAGCAGCAAAACGGTCCATGGCATATAAGGACATTTTACTTTTAG GCAACAATTACATAATTCATCGCAACAGCACTGAAATAGAGATCTGCCGAGTGGCAAATCGGATTCTGGATGAATTAGTTCGTCCCTTCCAGGAAATTCAGATAGATGACAACGAATACGCTTGCTTGAAAGCAATTGTGTTTTTTGATCCAG ATGCAAAAGGCTTGAGTAATCCAATGAAGATTAAGAATATGCGATTTCAAGTCCAAATCAGTTTAGAGGATTATATTAATGACCGTCAGTACGACTCCAGAGGAAGATTTGGAGAACTTCTTCTTCTACTGCCTACACTCCAAAGCATCACTTGGCAAATGATTGAGCAGATACAATTGGTTAAATTATTTGGAATTGTTAAAATTGACAGTTTGCTTCAGGAAATGTTACTGGGAG GTACTTCTAATGATGCCAGTCATCTGCATCATCCAATGCATCCTCACTTAGCCCAAGATCCATTAACTGGCCAAACTGTCCTCATAAGTTCAATGTCTGCTCCTGTACATACAGAACAGATAC caactCCAGAAACTCCATTACCTTCCCCTCCGCAAGGCTCTGGGCAAGAATACAAAATGTCTGCAAATCAGGCTTCAGTCATTGCACAGCAATCTATTTTGAAGCAAAAACCATTGTGA